Proteins from a single region of Cydia pomonella isolate Wapato2018A chromosome 13, ilCydPomo1, whole genome shotgun sequence:
- the LOC133524549 gene encoding mucin-2-like, which produces MAAIKWFLGLLILVAITQLGSCNKIKILSDFTIFQDKEFFKTTFPWIAQNIGSKLRVKYYLKDERDGGKRMCVLDNLRRNLLLQADYMKCEANGEKDCLKNLPLDQRKLDKCMRKSHKKLRSTERQFRKYRPSETPVIIRGRSQQSVLDPKTVLFNICGMFGRNQPEGCRKPSEAPVPATPSTTECTQPSTQLPTESSTDPGTTEKPTEVTTQQPSKATTIQPSEATTEELSQTTTEQLSQATTEQSSQTTTQKSSQTTTEQQSQTSREVQSQSTAEPPRDTNTTQASDATAVQPKETTTILPSETTIKESSQTTIEQQSQSTTKQP; this is translated from the coding sequence ATGGCCGCAATAAAGTGGTTTCTTGGACTACTTATACTCGTTGCTATAACCCAGCTAGGGTCTTGTAATAAAATCAAGATTCTATCagattttacaatttttcaaGACAAGGAATTCTTTAAAACGACCTTTCCATGGATAGCTCAGAATATTGGGTCCAAACTCCGCGTAAAGTACTACTTGAAAGACGAAAGAGATGGAGGAAAACGAATGTGCGTATTGGATAATTTGAGACGCAATCTTCTACTTCAAGCTGATTACATGAAATGTGAGGCTAATGGCGAAAAAGACTGCTTGAAAAACCTACCACTGGATCAAAGGAAACTCGACAAATGTATGCGGAAGAGCCACAAGAAACTAAGATCTACCGAAAGGCAATTTAGAAAATATAGACCCAGTGAAACGCCAGTAATAATAAGAGGACGGTCTCAACAATCTGTGCTTGATCCGAAAACAGTGCTGTTTAATATTTGTGGGATGTTTGGAAGAAATCAACCTGAGGGTTGCAGGAAACCCTCTGAGGCTCCAGTACCGGCTACACCATCTACAACCGAATGCACACAACCCTCGACGCAACTTCCCACAGAATCATCAACTGATCCTGGAACTACCGAGAAACCAACCGAGGTAACCACTCAACAGCCAAGTAAGGCCACTACTATTCAGCCAAGCGAAGCCACAACGGAAGAGCTAAGCCAGACCACTACTGAACAGCTAAGCCAAGCCACTACTGAGCAGTCAAGTCAAACCACCACTCAAAAGTCAAGCCAGACCACCACTGAACAACAAAGTCAGACCTCTAGAGAAGTGCAAAGTCAGTCCACCGCCGAACCACCTAGAGACACCAACACCACACAAGCAAGCGACGCCACTGCCGTACAGCCAAAGGAGACAACTACCATACTGCCAAGCGAAACCACCATCAAAGAGTCAAGCCAGACCACCATCGAACAGCAAAGTCAGTCCACCACTAAACAACCA
- the LOC133524010 gene encoding S-antigen protein-like, translating to GGSQSPNEGGTQSPNEGGTQSPNASGPQSPKEGDTQSPNESGTQSPKEGGTRSPNEGGTQSPNESGTQSPNEGGTQSPNEGGTQSPNESGTQSPNEGGTQSPNESGTQSPNEGGTQSPNEGGTQSPNESGTQSPNEGGTQSPNESGIQSPNEGGTQSPNEGGTQSPNESGIQSPNEGGNQSPNEGGTQ from the coding sequence GGTGGCTCCCAATCACCAAATGAAGGCGGCACCCAGTCACCAAATGAAGGCGGCACCCAGTCACCAAATGCAAGCGGCCCCCAGTCACCAAAAGAAGGCGACACCCAGTCACCAAATGAAAGCGGCACCCAGTCACCAAAAGAAGGCGGCACCCGGTCACCAAACGAAGGCGGCACCCAGTCACCAAATGAAAGCGGCACCCAGTCACCAAATGAAGGCGGCACCCAGTCACCAAATGAAGGCGGCACCCAGTCACCAAATGAAAGCGGCACCCAGTCACCAAATGAAGGCGGCACCCAGTCACCAAATGAAAGCGGCACCCAGTCACCAAATGAAGGCGGCACCCAGTCACCAAATGAAGGCGGCACCCAGTCACCAAATGAAAGCGGCACCCAGTCACCAAATGAAGGCGGCACCCAGTCACCAAATGAAAGCGGCATCCAGTCACCAAATGAAGGCGGCACCCAGTCACCAAATGAAGGCGGCACCCAGTCACCAAATGAAAGCGGCATCCAGTCACCAAATGAAGGCGGCAACCAGTCACCAAATGAAGGCGGCACCCAGTAA